A stretch of the Papaver somniferum cultivar HN1 chromosome 6, ASM357369v1, whole genome shotgun sequence genome encodes the following:
- the LOC113288245 gene encoding chaperone protein dnaJ 11, chloroplastic-like, whose product MNKPCCPLTLSFFFLLPYKYSFSPSYFLYLFFIHLKMSGIQMKTSFQFSPECYLSTKTPNNKSQRSTSIPTGKPKKFSIKSSVSSETLPRTNTRSSSSLYEILRVKENASAVEIKTAYRSLAKRVHPDVATSESDSRDFMEIHKAYTTLYDPTERANYDLSIARTSARYGYSTGLGSRSDFAVVGQMRRWETDQCW is encoded by the coding sequence ATGAACAAACCGTGTTGCCCGTTGActctctctttctttttcctCCTCCCTTATAAATATTCGTTCTCTCCATCTTATTTCCTCTATCTCTTCTTCATCCATCTAAAAATGTCTGGAATCCAAATGAAAACCTCATTTCAGTTCTCTCCAGAGTGTTACTTATCAACTAAAACCCCGAATAACAAGTCCCAGAGATCAACATCTATTCCAACAGGAAAACCCAAGAAATTCTCAATTAAATCTTCTGTTTCCTCGGAAACTCTTCCAAGAACCAACACAAGATCATCATCAAGTCTGTACGAGATTCTTAGAGTGAAAGAAAACGCATCAGCAGTTGAAATTAAGACAGCTTACCGAAGCTTAGCGAAGAGAGTTCATCCAGATGTAGCTACTTCTGAATCTGATAGCCGTGATTTCATGGAGATTCACAAAGCTTATACTACTCTATATGATCCTACAGAGAGAGCTAATTATGATCTCTCCATTGCCCGCACCTCCGCTCGATATGGTTACAGTACCGGATTGGGAAGTCGATCGGATTTTGCAGTTGTTGGTCAGATGAGAAGGTGGGAAACAGATCAATGCTGGTAA